AGGCCGTCGACGTAGGGCAGCCCGAGGTCGAGCACGACGAGGTCGGGGTTCTCGGTGGCCGCGTCGAGCGCCGCGCGGCCGTCGGCTCGCACGTCGACGTCGTAGCCCTCGCGCCGCAGCGCGCGGGCCAGTGGCTCGGAGATGGCGGGGTCGTCCTCGGCCAGGAGCACTCGGGTCATGGGCTGATCGTAGGGAACCGCAGGCAAGTTCAGCGACCTGGCCACATCGGTCGGCGTTTCTCCGCGAAGGCGGCCACTCCCTCGGCCCGGTCGCCCGAGAACGCGGTGGCTGCCCAGCACTCGTCCTCGATGTCGAGCCCGGCGGCCAGGTCGGTGTCGAAACCGAGCCGCATGGCCTTCTTGGCGTTGCGGACGCCCACCGGCGAGTGGGAGGCGATGGTGCCCGCCAGCTCGAGGGCGCGCTCGCGCGCCGACCCGCTGGGAACGACCTCGTCGACCACTCCGAGGTCACGGGCCTCGGCGGCGGTGAGGCGACGTGCCGTGAAGACCATCGAGGCCGCCTTCGACCAGCCGACCCGGCGGGTGAGCAGCTGGGTGCCGCCCCCGCCGGGGATCACGCCGACACTCACCTCGGGCAGCCCGACCGTGGCCCCTTCCCCCGCGACGACCAGGTCGCAGGAGAGCGCGATCTCGAAGCCGCCGCCGAGCGCGAAGCCGTCGACCGCGGCGACGACAGGCACCGGCAGGTCGAGCACGCCCCGGTATGCCGCCCGCGCCAGCGGGCGCTGCGCCCGCAGCTCGTCGTCGGTGAAGGAGTTGCGCTCCTTGAGGTCGGCCCCCACGCAGAAGGCGCGCTCGTGCGTGCTGCTGACGACCACCGCCCGCACCGTCTCGTCCTCGGCGAGCTCGCCGGTCGCGGCGGCCAGGGCGCGGGCCATGTCGGTGGAGACGGCGTTCATCGCCTCCGGCCGGTCGAGCACGAGCTCGGCGACGTGGCCGCCCTCCCCGTGCCGCTCGAGGCGCACCAGGGGGCGGGCCCCGCTCACGCCTGCACCGCTCGTCGTGCTCCGATCACTCACGGGTGGACCTCTCTCTGGGTGGTGCGGCGTTCCCCACGGGCACGCCGGAGCTCGCTGGGCACGACCTGGCCGATGCCCCGCAGGGTGCGGGGACGCAGCGCCGTCATCTCGAACCCGGACAGGCTGGCGAGCGACGCGGCGAGGGCGTCGTCGACGAGGACGGTGCGCGGCGGCGCCACCGCCGTCAGGCGGCTGGCCCGGTTGACGGTGGTGCCGAAGACGTCGCCGAGACGGGAGATCACGCTGCCGTAGGACATGCCCACGCGGACGTCGGGGAGCAGCTCGTCCTCGGTCATGGTGTCCACCAGGTCGAGCGCGATGGCGGCAGCCGAGGCGGGCCGGACCGTGACGAAGAGGATCTCGTCGCCCACGGTCTTGATGACCCGTCCGCCGTGAGCGGTCACGATGTCGGTGGCGAGCGCCTCGAACCGCTGCACCATCACCGCGAGCTGGCGTTCGGTCATCCGGCGCACGAGGGCGGTGAAGTTCACGAGGTCGGCGAACCCCACGGCGCGGGTGACGCCCTCACCGGCGTGGTCGGGATCGGCGTCGGCGAGCATGCGGGCGATCGCCGCGGCCAGGTGGCGGCGCCAGGCGTAGACCAGCAGCGGCTCGAGGTCGTCGGCCATCTCGGCCAGCTTGACCGCTGCAGCCTGGGCTGCGTCGCTGTCCGGCACCGCCCGGGCGTCGGCCTCGTCGAGCGCCGCCTCGAGCTCCGGGGCGGCGAGCGCCTCTGCCATCAGCTGGGTCTGCCACACCGCGAGCCGGTCGGTGGTGCGGGCGAACGCGCGGGTCATCGCCAGTGCGGTCTGCTCGTCGAGCTGCTGCTCGCGCACCAGCCGGGCCACGGACTTCAGGGCCATGAGGTCGGCCTCGGTGAACGCGGCGTCCTCGTCCTGCACGATCGGGAAGCCCAGGGCGTGCCAGAACTTGCGGGCGCTCAGGAGCGAGACCTGCGCGCCGCGGCTGACGTCGCGGCGACCCATCGTCGCGGGTCGGCCGAGCAGGCGGGCCTCGATGTCGTCGGGGTCCGTCAGGGCCGTGGGCTCCTCGCCCGGGCGCACCAGCCGGTGGCGACCGGTCCTGCGCACCGCCGAACACCTCCTCGTGCCGAGCTCGCCAAGCTGACTTGCGGTGCCGATCATGCCGTGTCAGCGCCTGCCGTGCCCGGTGGGGGCCCGGCGCGCCCCCACCCGATCCGCCTCAGGCGCCCAGGCCGCGCGCCTCCCGGACGTGCACCACGTCACCGGCCGCCACGGCATACTCACCGCTCTCCCCGTGGACCACCAGCCGGCCCTCGTCGTCCACCCCGGTGGCCGGCACCCGCGAGGTGGTGCCGGTGTTGAGGTCGACCACCATGCCGATGGTGCGGCAGGCGGAGCGGTAGGCCGCACGCGCGGCCTCCAGCGCCGGCCCGCCGACCATGAGGTCGCCGTGGAGCACCGCGAGGTGGCGCAGGCAGGCCACCACCAGGTCCTCCCGGCGCACGTCCGGCGCGCCACACAGCGCGAGCGAGGTCGCGTTCTCGACCGGCAGCTCGTCGCGGGACTGGCTGACGTTGACGCCGAAGCCGACGACGACCCCCGCCGGGTGCACCTCGCACAGGACCCCGCACACCTTGCGCCAGCCGTCCTCCTCGACGAGCACGTCGTTGGGCCACTTCACCCCGGCGTGCACACCGGCGACGTCGTGGACGGCACGGGCGACGGCCAGCCCGGTGACGAGGGGCACCCAGCCGATGCCGTGCTGGGGTGCGGGCAGCAGCACCGAGACGGCGATCGAGGTGCCCGCCGGAGCCTCCCACGAGCGGCCGAGACGGCCCCGGCCCGCGCTCTGGTGGTCGGTCACCACCACGCGCCACGGCTGGGCGAGCTCTGCAGCGGCGGCGTTGGTCGAGCCCAGCTCGGCGTGGACGTCGAGGCCGCGCCAGGGCGCCCCCGGCGTGACCAACGCCTCGTGCAATGCCTCACTGTCGAGCGGTTCGCGCATAGGGGCAAGGCTAGGCTCCCGCCATGGCCCAGAGCACCGAATCCCTCGTCACCGGGGGCACCGAGGTTCCCTCCGACATCGACGTCCACACCACGGCCGGCAAGCTGGCCGACCTCAAGCGCCGGGTGGCCGAGGTCGCCCACGCCGGGTCCGAGCGAGCCGTCGAGAAGCAGCACGCCCGCGGCAAGAAGACCGCGCGCGAGCGGATCGAGCTGCTGCTCGACGACGGCTCCTTCATCGAGATGGACAAGTACGCGCGGCACCGCTCGAACGCCTTCGGCCAGGAGAAGCACCGGCCCTACGGCGACGGGGTGGTCACGGGCTACGGCACCGTCGAGGGCCGCACGGTGGCCGTGTTCGCCCAGGACTTCACGGTCTTCGGCGGGTCCCTCGGCGAGGTGTTCGGCGAGAAGATCGTCAAGGTCATGGACTTCGCCATGAAGATCGGGTGCCCGGTCGTCGGCCTGAACGACTCCGGCGGCGCCCGCATCCAGGAGGGCGTCGTCTCGCTCGGCCTCTACGGTGAGATCTTCCGGCGCAACGTGCACGCCTCGGGTGTCATCCCCCAGATCTCGCTCATCATGGGCCCCTGTGCCGGCGGCGCGGTCTACTCCCCCGCCGTCACGGACTTCACGGTGATGGTCGACCAGACCTCGCACATGTTCATCACCGGTCCCGACGTCATCAAGACCGTCACCGGTGAGGTCGTCTCCTTCGAGGACCTCGGCGGCGCCCGGGCGCACAACACCAAGTCCGGTGTGGCGCACTACATGGGCAGCGACGAGGAGGACGCGATCGAGTACGTCAAGGCGCTGCTGTCCTACCTGCCGTCGAACAACCTCGAGGAGCCGCCGGCCTACGAGGTCGAGAACGACCTGGCCGTCACCGACGAGGACCGCGAGCTCGACACGCTCATCCCCGACTCGCCGAACCAGCCCTACGACATGCACACCGTCATCGAGCACGTGCTCGACGACGGCGAGTTCCTCGAGGTGCAGCCGATGTTCGCGCCCAACATCATCTGCGGTCTCGGCCGCGTCGAGGGCCGCTCGGTCGGTGTCGTCGCCAACCAGCCGATGCAGTTCGCAGGCACGCTCGACATCGACGCCTCCGAGAAGGCGGCCCGCTTCGTGCGCACCTGCGACGCGTTCAACGTCCCCGTCCTGACCTTCGTCGACGTGCCCGGCTTCCTGCCCGGCACCGACCAGGAGTGGGACGGCATCATCCGCCGCGGGGCCAAGCTCATCTACGCCTACGCCGAGGCCACCGTCCCGCTGGTCACGGTCATCACGCGCAAGGCCTACGGCGGCGCCTACGACGTCATGGGGTCCAAGCACCTCGGCGCCGACATCAACCTCGCCTGGCCGACCGCCCAGATCGCCGTCATGGGCGCCCAGGGCGCGGTCAACATCCTCTACCGCAAGCAGCTGGCCGAGGCCGCCGAACGGGGCGAGAACGTCGACGAGGCCCGTCAGCGGTTCATCACCGAGTACGAGGACACCCTCGCGAACCCGTACGTCGCTGCCGAGCGCGGCTACATCGACACGGTCATCACGCCCTCCAACACGCGGATGAACGTCACCAAGGCGCTGCGGGCGCTGCGCAACAAGCGCGAGACGCTGCCGCCGAAGAAGCATGGGAACATCCCGCTGTGAGCGGTGACCAGGACCAGGACGCGACGGCGGAAGCATCGGCCGAGGAGCGGCGTCCGGCCCTGCGGGTCGTGCGTGGTGACGCCACGCCCGAGGAGCTCGCCGCCCTCGTCGCCGTGCTCTCCGCTGCCTCCGGTGGCGACGAGCCCGAACCGCCGAGGCCGCCCTCGCGGTGGACCTCACGTCCACACGGTCCTCGTGGCCCGCTGCACCCGGGGCCGGGCGCCTGGCGCGCCTCCGCGTT
This genomic interval from Knoellia sp. p5-6-4 contains the following:
- a CDS encoding enoyl-CoA hydratase-related protein produces the protein MSGARPLVRLERHGEGGHVAELVLDRPEAMNAVSTDMARALAAATGELAEDETVRAVVVSSTHERAFCVGADLKERNSFTDDELRAQRPLARAAYRGVLDLPVPVVAAVDGFALGGGFEIALSCDLVVAGEGATVGLPEVSVGVIPGGGGTQLLTRRVGWSKAASMVFTARRLTAAEARDLGVVDEVVPSGSARERALELAGTIASHSPVGVRNAKKAMRLGFDTDLAAGLDIEDECWAATAFSGDRAEGVAAFAEKRRPMWPGR
- a CDS encoding adenylate/guanylate cyclase domain-containing protein — translated: MRRTGRHRLVRPGEEPTALTDPDDIEARLLGRPATMGRRDVSRGAQVSLLSARKFWHALGFPIVQDEDAAFTEADLMALKSVARLVREQQLDEQTALAMTRAFARTTDRLAVWQTQLMAEALAAPELEAALDEADARAVPDSDAAQAAAVKLAEMADDLEPLLVYAWRRHLAAAIARMLADADPDHAGEGVTRAVGFADLVNFTALVRRMTERQLAVMVQRFEALATDIVTAHGGRVIKTVGDEILFVTVRPASAAAIALDLVDTMTEDELLPDVRVGMSYGSVISRLGDVFGTTVNRASRLTAVAPPRTVLVDDALAASLASLSGFEMTALRPRTLRGIGQVVPSELRRARGERRTTQREVHP
- a CDS encoding biotin--[acetyl-CoA-carboxylase] ligase gives rise to the protein MREPLDSEALHEALVTPGAPWRGLDVHAELGSTNAAAAELAQPWRVVVTDHQSAGRGRLGRSWEAPAGTSIAVSVLLPAPQHGIGWVPLVTGLAVARAVHDVAGVHAGVKWPNDVLVEEDGWRKVCGVLCEVHPAGVVVGFGVNVSQSRDELPVENATSLALCGAPDVRREDLVVACLRHLAVLHGDLMVGGPALEAARAAYRSACRTIGMVVDLNTGTTSRVPATGVDDEGRLVVHGESGEYAVAAGDVVHVREARGLGA
- a CDS encoding acyl-CoA carboxylase subunit beta, with product MAQSTESLVTGGTEVPSDIDVHTTAGKLADLKRRVAEVAHAGSERAVEKQHARGKKTARERIELLLDDGSFIEMDKYARHRSNAFGQEKHRPYGDGVVTGYGTVEGRTVAVFAQDFTVFGGSLGEVFGEKIVKVMDFAMKIGCPVVGLNDSGGARIQEGVVSLGLYGEIFRRNVHASGVIPQISLIMGPCAGGAVYSPAVTDFTVMVDQTSHMFITGPDVIKTVTGEVVSFEDLGGARAHNTKSGVAHYMGSDEEDAIEYVKALLSYLPSNNLEEPPAYEVENDLAVTDEDRELDTLIPDSPNQPYDMHTVIEHVLDDGEFLEVQPMFAPNIICGLGRVEGRSVGVVANQPMQFAGTLDIDASEKAARFVRTCDAFNVPVLTFVDVPGFLPGTDQEWDGIIRRGAKLIYAYAEATVPLVTVITRKAYGGAYDVMGSKHLGADINLAWPTAQIAVMGAQGAVNILYRKQLAEAAERGENVDEARQRFITEYEDTLANPYVAAERGYIDTVITPSNTRMNVTKALRALRNKRETLPPKKHGNIPL
- a CDS encoding acyl-CoA carboxylase epsilon subunit, whose product is MSGDQDQDATAEASAEERRPALRVVRGDATPEELAALVAVLSAASGGDEPEPPRPPSRWTSRPHGPRGPLHPGPGAWRASAFPR